From Rubrivirga sp. SAORIC476, a single genomic window includes:
- a CDS encoding copper-binding protein, translated as MRSPFLLSLVLCVGLVACSDAPESAPDAPSAPDAPVTADLPDLPESPRPAPGTRPASLMLRGVYLQPMYDGAAMLVNHEAIPDRMPAMQMPMRVKVPGLLDELAEGALIEMTVDSASLDVISITELPEGTVLDLEPGEGGDIVLPSE; from the coding sequence ATGCGCTCCCCGTTCCTGCTTTCCCTCGTCCTCTGCGTCGGCCTCGTGGCTTGCAGCGATGCGCCCGAGTCTGCTCCGGACGCCCCGTCCGCCCCCGACGCTCCCGTCACCGCGGACCTGCCAGACCTGCCCGAGTCGCCGCGGCCTGCGCCGGGCACCCGGCCGGCCTCGCTGATGCTGCGCGGCGTCTACCTCCAGCCCATGTACGACGGCGCCGCGATGCTCGTCAACCACGAGGCGATCCCCGACCGGATGCCCGCCATGCAGATGCCGATGCGGGTCAAGGTCCCCGGCCTCCTCGACGAGCTGGCCGAGGGCGCCCTCATCGAGATGACCGTCGACAGCGCGTCGCTGGACGTGATCTCGATCACCGAACTCCCCGAGGGCACCGTCCTCGACCTGGAGCCCGGCGAAGGCGGCGACATCGTGCTGCCCTCCGAGTAG
- a CDS encoding metal ABC transporter solute-binding protein, Zn/Mn family: protein MMSVAASLLLAACGPATGPADGPVAERQVEVVATTSMLADLVREIGGDRVTVEGLMGPGVDPHLYRPRESDVSRLVGADLVIYNGLELEGKMGEVLEQVESRGIVAEPVAEVIGEESLLAPPEFEGAFDPHVWMDVSLWRRVSTAVANALIAMDPTHAETYLANAEAYQARLTDLDAWVREQTATVPDGQRVLVTAHDAFNYFGQAYDFEVRGLQGLSTATEAGTADVRDLAAFVAERRIPAMFVETSVSPRNIQAVLQAVRARGFEVEIGGNLFSDALGDPGSPEGTYEGMIRHNVSTIVSALRADGS from the coding sequence ATGATGTCAGTCGCGGCTTCGCTCCTGCTCGCCGCCTGCGGCCCCGCCACGGGCCCGGCCGACGGCCCCGTCGCCGAGCGGCAGGTCGAGGTGGTCGCCACGACCAGCATGCTGGCCGACCTCGTCCGCGAGATCGGCGGCGACCGCGTGACCGTGGAGGGCCTGATGGGGCCGGGCGTCGACCCGCACCTGTACCGGCCGCGCGAGAGCGACGTGTCGCGGCTCGTCGGCGCGGACCTCGTGATCTACAACGGCCTGGAGCTGGAGGGCAAGATGGGCGAGGTGCTGGAGCAGGTCGAGAGCCGCGGCATCGTGGCCGAGCCGGTCGCCGAGGTGATCGGGGAGGAGAGCCTGCTCGCCCCGCCCGAGTTCGAGGGCGCCTTCGACCCGCACGTCTGGATGGACGTGTCGCTCTGGCGCCGCGTCTCAACCGCCGTCGCCAACGCGCTCATCGCGATGGACCCGACGCACGCCGAGACCTACCTCGCCAACGCGGAGGCCTACCAGGCGCGGCTGACCGACCTCGACGCGTGGGTGCGCGAGCAGACCGCCACCGTACCGGATGGCCAGCGCGTCCTCGTCACGGCCCACGACGCGTTCAACTACTTCGGGCAGGCCTACGACTTCGAGGTCCGCGGCCTCCAGGGCCTCTCGACGGCCACCGAGGCGGGCACGGCCGACGTGCGCGACCTCGCGGCGTTCGTCGCCGAGCGGCGCATCCCGGCGATGTTCGTGGAGACGAGCGTGTCGCCGCGCAACATCCAGGCGGTCCTCCAGGCCGTCCGGGCGCGCGGCTTCGAGGTCGAGATCGGCGGCAACCTCTTCTCCGACGCCCTCGGCGACCCCGGCTCGCCCGAGGGGACCTACGAGGGCATGATCCGCCACAACGTGTCTACGATCGTCTCGGCGCTCCGCGCCGATGGGTCGTAG
- a CDS encoding metal ABC transporter permease: MFELDYTLRTVALGAAVLGLSSGSLGAFAVLRGQSLLGDAISHAALPGVALAFLLTASKAPLVLVVGAGLAGWVGTLCVSLVVTRSRIPYDAALGIVLSVFFGLGMVLLTYIQAQPDASQAGLDTFLFGQAAALVGRDVVTMAGLGALAVVLMAVFWKEFKLLLFDPDFAASQGFPVRLIDVGLTTLLVVAIVIGLQTVGVVLMSALIVAPAAAARQWTDRLVGVVVLAGVFGALSGATGALLSGATARLPTGPTIVLCATSLVMGSLAFAPRRGIVAAWLRGRRNRRVLRVAGTLEDLYTLALTHADPLYPHPAATLRTMTARPEAVDPTLERLRAQGLVEPQGDAWGLTAQGLGEARRLARDRSPEVHSGPLP, from the coding sequence ATGTTCGAACTCGACTACACGCTGCGGACGGTCGCCCTGGGAGCGGCCGTGCTGGGCCTCTCCTCGGGGTCGCTGGGGGCGTTCGCCGTGCTCCGCGGGCAGTCCCTCCTGGGAGACGCCATCAGCCACGCCGCCCTCCCCGGCGTCGCGCTGGCGTTTCTGCTGACGGCCAGCAAGGCGCCGCTGGTGCTGGTCGTGGGCGCCGGGCTGGCGGGCTGGGTCGGGACGCTGTGCGTGAGCCTCGTCGTGACGCGCAGCCGGATCCCGTACGACGCCGCGCTGGGCATCGTGCTGTCGGTCTTCTTCGGTCTGGGGATGGTTTTGCTGACGTACATCCAGGCGCAGCCGGACGCCAGCCAGGCGGGCCTGGACACGTTCCTGTTCGGGCAGGCCGCCGCGCTCGTCGGACGCGACGTGGTGACGATGGCGGGCCTCGGCGCCCTCGCCGTCGTGCTGATGGCCGTCTTCTGGAAGGAGTTCAAACTGCTCCTCTTCGACCCCGACTTCGCCGCGTCGCAGGGGTTTCCGGTGCGCCTGATCGACGTCGGGCTGACGACGCTGCTGGTGGTCGCCATCGTGATCGGGCTCCAGACCGTCGGCGTAGTGTTGATGTCGGCCTTGATCGTGGCGCCTGCGGCGGCGGCGCGCCAGTGGACCGACCGGCTCGTGGGCGTGGTCGTGCTCGCGGGCGTGTTCGGCGCGCTCAGCGGAGCGACGGGGGCGCTCCTCAGCGGCGCCACCGCCCGGTTGCCGACCGGCCCGACCATCGTTCTGTGCGCGACGTCCCTGGTGATGGGCAGCCTCGCATTCGCGCCGCGTCGCGGGATCGTCGCCGCGTGGCTCCGTGGGCGCCGCAACCGCCGCGTGCTGCGCGTGGCCGGGACGCTGGAGGACCTCTACACGCTCGCCCTCACCCACGCTGACCCGCTCTACCCGCACCCGGCCGCCACGCTGCGTACCATGACGGCTCGCCCCGAGGCCGTCGACCCGACGCTGGAGCGCTTGCGTGCGCAGGGGCTCGTGGAGCCGCAGGGCGACGCCTGGGGGCTGACCGCGCAGGGGCTGGGCGAGGCTCGGCGGCTGGCGCGAGACCGGAGCCCCGAGGTCCACTCCGGTCCCCTGCCATGA
- a CDS encoding four helix bundle protein produces the protein MATYDQRLEAWASSVSDAIRRDRLWGLRLYRLDLWLGDLAWEDVTVLHRDGRTRRIADQLYRAIGSISANVAERYSRGSGKDRARFYVCALGSRGTGLVSQGTTPTR, from the coding sequence ATGGCGACGTACGATCAACGGCTCGAAGCGTGGGCCTCTTCGGTGTCCGATGCGATTCGGCGTGACCGGTTGTGGGGCCTCCGCCTGTACCGCCTCGATCTCTGGCTCGGGGACCTCGCGTGGGAGGACGTCACGGTCCTCCACCGCGATGGACGGACCCGACGGATCGCAGACCAACTCTACCGTGCCATTGGCTCGATCAGCGCGAACGTCGCTGAGCGCTACTCGCGAGGGAGCGGAAAAGACCGCGCTCGGTTCTACGTGTGCGCACTCGGCTCGCGAGGCACGGGACTGGTATCACAAGGCACGACACCGACTCGGTGA
- a CDS encoding HmuY family protein: protein MSRLLAFLLVLGLIGCDGGDPAAIFEGEVAGVEIGDGPTYVSLRAAARGATAVLPASAAATTQWDLAFDGAEVRLNGGSSGPGTAIGVVLATPFTSVTDALREDVAYRRDGDSPCFSGPPRAVCTGPGEGLLGETDGQIVPVLGRVLLLRLADGRGYAKLQVESVMESPGGAPRLAFRFALNPEGSSFEE from the coding sequence ATGTCTCGCTTGTTGGCCTTCCTGCTCGTCCTGGGCCTCATAGGGTGCGACGGCGGAGACCCGGCAGCGATCTTCGAAGGGGAGGTGGCGGGCGTCGAGATCGGCGACGGCCCGACCTACGTCTCGCTCCGCGCCGCGGCCCGTGGCGCCACCGCGGTGCTGCCCGCCAGCGCCGCCGCCACGACGCAGTGGGACCTCGCGTTCGACGGCGCCGAGGTCCGCCTCAACGGCGGCTCCAGCGGTCCGGGCACCGCCATCGGGGTGGTCCTCGCGACCCCGTTCACGTCCGTGACCGACGCCCTCCGCGAGGACGTCGCCTACCGCCGCGACGGCGACTCGCCGTGCTTCTCGGGGCCGCCCCGCGCCGTCTGCACCGGGCCGGGCGAGGGACTGTTGGGCGAGACGGACGGCCAGATCGTGCCCGTCCTCGGTCGGGTGCTCCTCCTCCGCCTCGCCGACGGCCGCGGCTACGCGAAACTCCAGGTGGAGTCGGTCATGGAGAGTCCGGGCGGGGCGCCGCGGCTCGCGTTCCGGTTCGCCCTCAACCCCGAGGGCTCGTCGTTCGAGGAGTAG
- a CDS encoding M42 family metallopeptidase — MPITDDDRAFLFDLLRMPSPTGFEAPGQRLWAARAATRADRVESDAYGNAWATRDGKKGAPTVLFEAHADEIGFAIKYVTDDGFLRVDRIGGSDHALARARRLMFLGTNGPVPGILGNTAIHLRDRSSDEKVPKVEDLFVDVGASSKEEVAALGLRVGHPAVYADAAEMLTETRVCGRALDNRLGGFVLTQVLGELKATRKKPAATVKALNAVQEEIGGNGAKMAAHTIRPDVAVVLDVTHATDSPGIEKAKHGEVTLGGGPTVTHGTVNHPAVVERLVEVAEAEGIPLQHESSSRYSGTDTDVIFTSRSGIPSALVSIPMRYMHSTVETVDLRDVEHTVALLAAFARSVRADDTFRTAIL; from the coding sequence ATGCCCATCACCGACGACGACCGCGCCTTCCTCTTCGACCTCCTCCGGATGCCCTCGCCGACGGGCTTCGAGGCCCCCGGCCAGCGCCTCTGGGCCGCCCGCGCCGCCACCCGCGCCGACCGCGTCGAGAGCGACGCCTACGGCAACGCCTGGGCCACGCGCGACGGCAAGAAGGGCGCCCCGACCGTCCTCTTCGAGGCCCACGCCGACGAGATCGGCTTCGCCATCAAGTACGTCACCGACGACGGCTTCCTCCGCGTCGACCGCATCGGCGGCAGCGACCACGCCCTCGCCCGCGCCCGGCGCCTCATGTTCCTCGGCACGAACGGCCCCGTGCCCGGCATCCTCGGCAACACCGCCATCCACCTCCGTGACCGCTCGTCCGACGAGAAGGTGCCCAAGGTGGAGGACCTGTTCGTGGACGTCGGCGCCTCGTCGAAGGAGGAGGTCGCCGCGCTCGGCCTCCGCGTCGGCCACCCGGCCGTCTACGCGGACGCGGCCGAGATGCTGACCGAGACGCGCGTCTGCGGCCGGGCGCTCGACAACCGCCTCGGCGGCTTCGTGCTCACGCAGGTCCTCGGCGAGCTGAAGGCGACGCGCAAGAAGCCCGCGGCGACCGTCAAGGCGCTCAACGCGGTCCAGGAGGAGATCGGCGGCAACGGCGCCAAGATGGCCGCCCACACCATCCGCCCCGACGTGGCCGTCGTGCTGGACGTGACGCACGCCACCGACTCGCCCGGCATCGAGAAGGCCAAGCACGGCGAGGTCACCCTCGGCGGCGGCCCGACCGTCACGCACGGCACCGTCAACCACCCGGCCGTCGTCGAGCGACTCGTCGAAGTGGCCGAGGCGGAGGGCATCCCCCTCCAGCACGAGTCGTCGAGCCGCTACTCCGGCACCGACACCGACGTCATCTTCACCTCTCGCTCCGGCATCCCGAGCGCCCTCGTCTCCATCCCGATGCGCTACATGCACTCGACCGTCGAGACCGTCGACCTCCGCGACGTCGAGCACACGGTCGCGCTGCTGGCCGCCTTCGCCCGCTCCGTCCGCGCCGACGACACGTTCCGGACGGCGATCCTGTAG
- the zapE gene encoding AFG1/ZapE family ATPase has translation MTALRPPARYDTARLDSYVPQTDGQAEARDKARSFVRLVRIREGRPSWMRLFKRDDGLRGGLYLVGPVGTGKTHLLASIFHALNSPEDGSKPVPCAYTHSSALLRAQEPPEAYADRIAEQARVLCLDEVELDDPAGEVRLIAVLKALRERGVTLAATSNAEPENFVSARQGRERLERFISEEFAAQYHVVFVGGDDFRQRLDKEGQAWVGDAEATRAAMRTAYDAAPEPKRWLGFDELIRLTTEVERTRLTEHLAEARALFLDGIDVTDTDDALRLLRVADDLYGLPSPPTLYFTSATAPADWFAADGRRGIEAAIAEKFTRTTSRLTALAEVTHVGEAAHR, from the coding sequence TTGACCGCCCTCCGTCCCCCCGCCCGCTACGACACCGCCCGCCTCGACAGCTACGTGCCCCAGACCGACGGGCAGGCCGAGGCGCGCGACAAGGCCCGGTCGTTCGTCCGCCTCGTCCGCATCCGCGAGGGGCGGCCGTCGTGGATGCGCCTCTTCAAGCGCGACGACGGGCTGCGCGGCGGCCTCTACCTCGTCGGGCCGGTCGGGACGGGCAAGACGCACCTGCTGGCGTCGATCTTCCACGCGCTGAACAGCCCCGAGGACGGGTCGAAGCCGGTGCCGTGCGCCTACACCCACTCGTCGGCGCTGCTGCGGGCGCAGGAGCCGCCGGAGGCCTACGCCGACCGCATCGCCGAACAGGCGCGCGTGCTGTGCCTGGACGAGGTGGAGTTGGACGACCCCGCCGGGGAGGTCCGCCTGATCGCGGTGCTGAAGGCGCTCCGCGAGCGCGGCGTGACGCTGGCGGCGACCTCCAATGCCGAGCCCGAGAACTTCGTCTCGGCGCGGCAGGGCCGGGAGCGGCTGGAGCGGTTCATCTCGGAGGAGTTCGCGGCGCAGTACCACGTCGTGTTCGTCGGCGGCGACGACTTTCGGCAGCGGCTCGACAAGGAGGGCCAGGCGTGGGTGGGCGACGCCGAGGCCACGCGGGCGGCGATGCGGACGGCCTACGACGCGGCCCCCGAGCCCAAGCGCTGGCTCGGGTTCGACGAACTGATCCGCCTGACGACCGAGGTGGAGCGGACGCGCCTGACCGAGCACCTGGCCGAGGCCCGCGCCCTCTTCCTCGACGGCATCGACGTGACCGACACCGACGACGCCCTGCGCCTGCTCCGCGTCGCCGACGACCTGTACGGCCTTCCGTCCCCGCCGACGCTCTACTTCACGTCCGCGACCGCCCCGGCGGACTGGTTCGCGGCGGACGGGCGGCGCGGCATCGAGGCGGCCATCGCAGAGAAGTTCACCCGGACGACGAGCCGCCTGACGGCACTCGCGGAGGTGACGCACGTCGGGGAGGCGGCGCATCGGTAG
- a CDS encoding metal ABC transporter ATP-binding protein produces the protein MLHAPRTTPAIDVADLTVAYRDAPVLWDIDLVVPEGVLMAIVGPNGAGKTTLIKSILGLLPTAAGRVEVLGAPLAERRRDIAYVPQRGSVDWDFPTSVLDVVLMGTYGRLGWIRRPGAEERARASEALEQVGMADFADRQIAQLSGGQQQRVFLARALVQDARVYLMDEPFQGVDATTEKAIVALLQRLREEGKTVLVVHHDLQTVPEYFDWVLLLNVRRIAAGPVAEVFTDANLRLAYGGRVPFQAGLGTGGPGARSGDPARLGAEAESPAPPTPRPPSL, from the coding sequence ATGCTCCACGCCCCACGCACGACGCCGGCCATCGACGTCGCCGACCTCACCGTGGCGTACCGCGACGCGCCCGTGCTGTGGGACATCGACCTCGTCGTGCCCGAGGGCGTGCTGATGGCGATCGTCGGGCCGAACGGGGCGGGGAAGACGACCCTCATCAAGTCCATCCTGGGCCTGCTGCCGACGGCCGCCGGGCGCGTGGAAGTGCTGGGCGCCCCGCTCGCCGAGCGCCGCCGCGATATCGCCTACGTGCCTCAGCGAGGCTCCGTCGACTGGGACTTCCCCACGAGCGTGCTCGACGTGGTCCTGATGGGCACGTACGGTCGCCTCGGATGGATCCGGCGGCCCGGCGCCGAGGAGCGCGCGCGGGCGTCGGAGGCACTGGAGCAGGTCGGCATGGCGGACTTCGCGGACCGCCAGATCGCGCAGCTCTCAGGCGGCCAGCAGCAGCGCGTGTTCCTGGCCCGCGCCCTCGTGCAGGACGCCCGCGTCTACCTCATGGACGAGCCGTTCCAGGGCGTCGACGCGACGACCGAAAAGGCCATCGTGGCGCTGCTCCAGCGGCTCCGGGAGGAGGGCAAGACGGTGCTGGTGGTCCATCACGATCTCCAGACGGTGCCCGAGTACTTCGACTGGGTGTTGCTGCTCAACGTGCGCCGGATCGCGGCCGGGCCGGTCGCCGAGGTGTTCACCGACGCCAACCTGCGCCTCGCCTATGGCGGTCGAGTGCCGTTCCAGGCGGGGCTCGGGACCGGCGGGCCGGGAGCCAGGAGCGGAGACCCCGCCCGCCTCGGTGCCGAGGCGGAGTCCCCCGCCCCCCCCACCCCGCGTCCCCCGTCCCTCTGA
- a CDS encoding metal-dependent transcriptional regulator, whose amino-acid sequence MPSPAVEDYLKTIYALARTGEAATTSALAERLGVAPASVTGMLKKLAASGLVDHEKYQGARLTEAGRLIAVETIRHHRLVETYLHQALGVPWDRLHDEAEAWEHVLSEDLEARMDAALGHPTHDPHGAPIPTPDLVLDERDLLPLARLDAGQEATVARVSDHDGALLRAVGAAGLYPGVRFQLADVADDGAVTVRLLSGDRAGDTARLGAEAAPFLFLDDIR is encoded by the coding sequence GTGCCGTCTCCCGCCGTCGAGGACTATCTCAAGACGATCTACGCGCTCGCCCGCACCGGCGAGGCCGCGACGACGTCCGCGCTGGCCGAGCGGCTGGGGGTCGCCCCAGCGTCGGTGACGGGCATGCTGAAGAAGCTGGCAGCGTCGGGGCTGGTGGACCACGAGAAGTACCAGGGCGCGCGGCTCACCGAGGCGGGACGGCTGATCGCCGTCGAGACGATCCGCCACCACCGCCTCGTCGAGACCTACCTCCACCAGGCGCTGGGCGTCCCGTGGGACCGCCTCCACGACGAGGCCGAGGCCTGGGAGCACGTCCTCTCCGAGGACCTCGAAGCCCGCATGGACGCCGCGCTCGGCCACCCGACGCACGACCCCCACGGGGCGCCCATCCCGACGCCCGACCTCGTGCTCGACGAGCGCGACCTCCTTCCGCTCGCCCGCCTCGACGCAGGACAGGAGGCGACCGTCGCCCGCGTGTCCGACCACGACGGCGCGCTCCTCCGGGCCGTCGGCGCGGCGGGCCTGTACCCGGGCGTCCGCTTCCAGCTGGCCGACGTCGCCGACGACGGCGCCGTGACCGTCCGCCTCCTCTCCGGCGACCGCGCCGGCGACACCGCACGCCTCGGCGCCGAGGCGGCCCCGTTCCTCTTCCTCGACGACATCCGATGA
- a CDS encoding PIG-L family deacetylase, with translation MQTSSTSRLRLVPVLAALFVLIGPASGQSAPPRGLDAPDRPLVVMNLAAHPDDEDGLTMAYYRGNQDAVVYSVIYTRGEGGQNEAGPDLYERLGAIRTAETEAAARILGTRVVFLDRFDFGFSKHAAEAFTEWSGGRTGFWQAIDPAGLDAEAGRDALVADVVYQIRRLKPDVLFTNHDTTTAWPNAQHGHHQAVGLSSFEAFSLAADPTYRPEQLEEDGVDVWQPSRLFLRVGGFSSANPDEIDVTVPVGDDCAATAVRPAESCADRAVAGVSKHVSQGFDLWAPRFRRETTTFRLIASAEGVPPLPAGATDLAAGLRPNPTAADLPLATLVDSGRLPTLDLGVSSPTVVPTQSVYVDLGALAPGQTVTVYPPPGAPTQGLFAAEPVTGTAGAGRLRVPVPSGTTPTAPAYRSQYGTSVGTAPLLYAVRDAAGALVAGGRLPVEIVPPATVDLSPDPIRLVPGVNEIPVQLTVFEALRDTVNVGLTLYRGDAAVAFAVQGIAAADGQGVFEIDLGDAAPGDYRIQAAAQTSGCGLPWFIVERPATILPDVAVAPGLRVGFVRSYDGTMAEALAVMGADVVDLDSTALAAGDFSGLQTIVVDIRAMLERPDLVAHKDRLLAWVERGGHLVVGYHKSFEWNDNDGLAPYPLVLGRDRVTMEDAPVTVLLPDHPLFQAPHALTEADWDGWVQERGLYFPSEADARYQRLLSVGDAGEAPLTTGLLFAEVGQGTYVYSPLVWYRQLAALTPGAWRAFADLVSLPLTDGRGAVGAR, from the coding sequence ATGCAGACCTCGTCGACCTCTCGGCTCCGACTCGTCCCCGTCCTCGCGGCCCTCTTCGTGCTGATCGGTCCGGCCAGCGGGCAGTCGGCGCCGCCGCGCGGGCTGGACGCGCCCGACCGGCCGCTGGTGGTGATGAACCTCGCCGCCCACCCGGACGACGAGGACGGCCTGACGATGGCCTACTACCGCGGCAACCAGGACGCGGTGGTCTACTCGGTGATCTACACGCGCGGCGAGGGTGGCCAGAACGAGGCCGGGCCGGACCTCTACGAGCGGCTGGGGGCGATCCGCACGGCCGAGACCGAGGCTGCGGCGCGCATCCTGGGCACGCGCGTCGTCTTCCTCGACCGGTTCGACTTCGGGTTCTCGAAGCACGCCGCGGAGGCGTTCACCGAGTGGAGCGGCGGCCGGACGGGCTTCTGGCAGGCCATCGACCCCGCCGGCCTCGACGCCGAGGCGGGGCGGGACGCTCTCGTGGCCGACGTGGTGTACCAGATTCGGCGCCTGAAGCCGGACGTGCTGTTTACCAACCACGACACCACGACGGCGTGGCCGAACGCCCAGCACGGGCACCACCAGGCGGTCGGCCTCTCGTCGTTCGAGGCGTTCTCGCTCGCGGCCGACCCGACGTACCGGCCGGAGCAGTTGGAGGAGGACGGCGTCGACGTGTGGCAGCCGTCGCGGCTGTTCCTGCGCGTGGGCGGCTTCTCGTCGGCGAATCCCGACGAGATCGACGTGACGGTGCCGGTCGGGGACGACTGCGCCGCGACGGCGGTCCGCCCGGCGGAGTCGTGCGCCGACCGCGCCGTGGCGGGCGTCTCGAAGCACGTCAGCCAGGGCTTCGACCTGTGGGCGCCGCGCTTCCGCCGGGAGACGACGACGTTCCGCCTGATCGCGTCGGCCGAGGGCGTGCCGCCGCTGCCCGCGGGCGCGACCGACCTCGCCGCGGGCCTCCGCCCCAACCCGACCGCCGCCGACCTTCCGCTGGCGACGCTGGTGGACAGCGGGCGCCTGCCGACGCTCGACCTCGGCGTCTCGTCGCCGACGGTCGTGCCCACGCAGTCGGTCTACGTGGACCTGGGCGCGCTCGCGCCGGGCCAGACGGTGACCGTGTACCCGCCGCCGGGCGCCCCCACGCAGGGCCTCTTCGCCGCCGAGCCCGTGACCGGGACCGCGGGCGCGGGCCGCCTCCGCGTGCCCGTGCCGTCCGGCACCACGCCGACGGCCCCGGCCTACCGGTCGCAGTACGGCACGTCGGTGGGGACCGCGCCGCTGCTCTACGCCGTCCGCGACGCCGCGGGCGCACTGGTGGCAGGCGGCCGCCTGCCGGTCGAGATCGTGCCTCCGGCGACGGTGGACCTTTCCCCCGACCCTATCCGCCTCGTGCCGGGCGTCAACGAGATCCCGGTGCAGCTGACCGTCTTCGAGGCGCTCCGCGACACCGTCAACGTCGGCCTGACGCTCTACCGGGGCGACGCCGCGGTCGCCTTCGCGGTGCAGGGCATCGCCGCGGCCGACGGGCAGGGCGTGTTCGAGATCGACCTGGGCGACGCTGCGCCGGGCGACTACCGCATCCAGGCCGCCGCGCAGACGAGCGGCTGCGGGCTGCCGTGGTTCATCGTCGAGCGCCCCGCGACCATCCTGCCGGACGTGGCCGTCGCGCCAGGCCTGCGGGTCGGCTTCGTGCGCAGCTATGACGGCACCATGGCCGAGGCGCTGGCCGTCATGGGCGCCGACGTGGTGGACCTCGACAGCACGGCGCTCGCCGCGGGCGACTTTTCCGGCCTCCAGACCATCGTGGTCGACATCCGGGCGATGCTGGAGCGGCCCGACCTCGTCGCTCACAAGGACCGTCTGCTGGCCTGGGTCGAGCGCGGCGGGCACCTCGTGGTCGGCTACCACAAGTCGTTCGAGTGGAACGACAACGACGGGCTGGCGCCGTACCCGCTCGTCCTCGGCCGCGACCGCGTGACCATGGAGGACGCCCCGGTGACGGTTCTCCTGCCCGACCACCCGCTCTTCCAGGCCCCCCATGCGCTCACCGAGGCGGACTGGGACGGCTGGGTCCAGGAGCGCGGCCTCTACTTCCCGTCCGAGGCCGACGCCCGCTACCAGCGCCTGCTGTCCGTCGGCGACGCAGGCGAGGCGCCGCTGACGACGGGCCTGCTGTTCGCCGAGGTCGGCCAGGGGACGTACGTCTACTCGCCGCTGGTGTGGTACCGCCAGCTGGCCGCCCTGACGCCGGGCGCGTGGCGGGCCTTCGCCGACCTCGTCTCGCTGCCGCTGACGGACGGCCGCGGCGCGGTGGGCGCGCGATGA